The DNA window ACGAAAGTCCCTTTCCATCCCCCTCCCTCCATTATTAGGGGTTTATGAAAAGGACCACCACTCCTACTACCATGTGGAGGATATAAAACCACCCCCAAACCCATCCAAGTTTCCTAATAATCCTCCCCACCTTAGCTAGTTAAATACCTAGAGAATACTACTTTAGATAACTTGATTAAAATAATAGTATTTAACTTAATTTTAAACTTGGTTACAGTAGTGGAAACACACTACTTTAGTTAACTTGACCAAGTTTAGATCTAcagtaaaatataaatttataaaagtaACCTTTTATCTTTATATAAACTCATGAAGCCCATGCCATGCCCATCACCACACACTTTGTAGAGGGCCACTCATATAGTCATATGTAGAAGCAAACATTTCTTCACATTCAACATAAACTGTATACAATTATGCACTCAATATTCCTCTCCTTGGCTTGTGGCCATTTTTAGGCCTTTCTTTGTACTATCACCTTTTTTAATAAGAAAATCATGCTCTAGAGTTCAattattttcccaaaaaaactGTTTTCTCCAACTTCTCACAAGAAAATGAGATGGACTATATATAATAATACCACTCCCATGTGAGAGAATCAGAAAAAATGTTGAGGAAAAGTTGGCGAAGAAGACTTCTCCAGCTAAGTACTATAACTAAATCAGTAAAAGGAAggctaattaattaaaaaaataataataataatatatatatatatatatatatatatatatatatatatatatatatataacaaaagtGAGAAAGTGAAAGAGAAACAATAAAATAGAAATTAGAAAATGAGTGAACAACAAGCAACAATagaaaattttaaagaaaattttaaatgggcaattgaaaatgaaataaaatgacATTGACACCCCAACCTCCACTTGCTCCCAAGTTGCTATGTGCCCAAAATAAAATGCAggattgggaaaaaaaaaatgcaggaTTATTGATTTCATATTATATTAATACAactataaaaattataaaacttaaaattcaatTACCACCGACTGCAATTTTGCTATACGTCTATTTCATAAAATCCTCCATACTTATTCTATAGCAAAATGTACAATTCCAAACCCAACGTATATATGTAATTATCCAAATACAAAAGACAGAATTTAAAAAaagctaaaataaaataaaaatatgagaaaaagGAACTCAACTAACGGTGTTGGACCAACAATTAAGGGCAACATCAATTTTTGCCTCCAATTTCTTCATACGCTCACACTGCAGCGCTGCACCAGCTGGTACTTGACGGCGTTATTACCGACCACAACTCCGGTGGTCTGGGAACCCAGAGGGATAAAAGCAGGGCACCGGACGTACAAATGGTACCGACTGGTTATGAAGGTGCCGACTTTAAACCTGACCCGGCCGTCTATCTTGATGAGCATAAGAACCGACCCGGCATTCTGGTCCTGCCCGAGAGCGATGGAGTTGTACGGTGCGATGGGGACCTCGGTGCCGTAGATAAACGGCGACCAGATGTTGACGTCCTTGTGGCCTTGGTACACCGGCGGGATGAGCGTCGAGAACGTGATCTGCTGCGAACGGTACGTGGCGTAGACGTCAAGCTTGTCGTAGTAGATGCCGAGCTTGTCGTTAGGGTTTCGGGAGGAGATGGTGACCTGGAAGCTGGAGGAGAAGACGTTGGGGACGGAGGTGTTGAAGTTGAAGACAGTGACGTCTTGGAGGACGAAGCGGGGCTTGGAAGGCTGGAGGATAGCCCACACGATGAGAATTGTGACGAGGAGGATGAAGTTGAAGATTAGGAGGCCGGCACAGCAGCGGCGGATTATCTTCCGTCGCTTGCTGTGGCCATGGTGGCCGCAGTCCTTCGATGACATAGCGGTTGTTGTGGCggagagaggagaggagaggagaggaaggTTGGGTTTCTAGTCGCTCTCGCTCTCTGCTTTTCTTGGGAGTTGAGATGACTTCACCCTCTTATCGGCGTGTGGGTAtatatattgtaatatataGATGGTTTGTTTCAAGGATGATGATGATAGTAtgtggtggatcatgtatgtaTGGTGGAAAGCAAATGTATAAAAGTAAGTAGGTGTAAGTTGTAATGTGTTTAATTAGCGACATTTGATGGTTTCACTAACTATGAGGAAAAtgaatattttaattgaatGAAAAGATTATTCGATATCATGTATCAATCTATGGTATTTGGTAAAACTGACTGATAATCATCAATAATTTTTAAACTTTAACATATACTGTAGATTAATAGATTGATAGCATATACAAAGATTTAATTAACCTTGCTGTAAGGAGACAATTGGAAGGGGAAGGGGGTCTACTAGTGTAGGTAACGGTGTTTGGTCTATTAAATTGTTTGGTGCTATAGTATGCCAAGGTAGTGGCTATGGGTGACCCATCTATTTTCAGCACAAAGGCATTATTTACGACTAGTATTTCCTTATTACTCAACCATatcaacatgtatatatattaatacACAAATACCCAATGTCATCATGTGACTTTTGATAGCATCtttaaaggagatgtcaaaactGCCACATAAACCTACAACAGTAAAATATGGCAGcaacatttttcccaattgagCTTTCAATTTCTTACGTGGCACTGATTAATTTAAGGCAAAACcttttgctgtcaaatttgacaacaacTGTCAAATTCATTTAATAACTTTATTAATGGATGTGATGCAATATATAATAATTGGTGGTGTGTTCTAAGTGTTTGATTGATTGTCTCAATAATTGGACCTCACAAAGagatggaaaaaaaattataaaatacatTATTGTTTAACATATTGGGTAGAGCAAAAAATGTCAAATTGTCACATAAGCCATCAAATATCATTTTGATggttaaaatttgacatctcctgTAGAGATGCTCTAACAAGACTAATTACTAGTTATAACTATTAATTTGGTTTAATATCATATGATTCCATCTAAATAACTTGGACTAGTTGGATGTGGGTTTCCATTTACTTCATGGTATGCCCTAGCTAAGATGCCCGTATAGTGAAATAGAATTAGAGCAATCGTTTTCTTTATTTGGATTTATTCAACAAATTGGAGCTGAAAATGTTTTGTCACGCTCACCCACATGTAGCATTTCGATCGCTTGGTCATATCCCTCCATCTTCTTCAAATTTTCACGTgttcaattaattaatcttcTTAATGATTCAGTTAATTCGTATTAAagctttatttaattaaactagagGCTCAAGTCACTAAGCAATATCTTATCATTAATTCAGAGCCCTAAACTCGATCCAAGTAATACGCTATTGGCATTGGCTTCGAGATATATACAATTCGATACTTTCATTAATTCTTTTTGCCTTGGATCTGCATTGTTAATATAAATGATATAATGACTATGATTGTAAGTATCACCTTATAAGTTTTGTTGTGCTCGCTTAGTCAAAAAGTGAAGCTAACTACTTTTCCTGTAATCAAACTTAAAGCcctaagaaaattaattaaataatataatagatTAATGTAGCCGACACCATTACGGTCTAGTATTCACTTGTAAATATAGTTCTTAAAATCGACTTCTGTGAAAGACTCTAAAATTATTATGTAACTTACTAGTATTCACTCGTAAATATAGTTCTTAAAATCGATTTCTATGAAAGATTCTAAAGAATATTATGTAACTTAGGTTGACCTTATTGACgttgtataaaaaattaatgtatAAAAACAAGCGTAAATGCGCTAAAAAagaaggcttattatattaacacctcacaaattgttgaataaactctacatacttaatacatcacacatttgctttttcacttaaaaattatcttaatacacccccaCGTACTTTCTCATAATACCCTCAtaccccacattctcaatatacacgTTATATGttgtacatacaccccacatctAATCTAGCAGACCATTCGACAACACTTTACTGACTGTACAATCATTACTATTGCACATCACATAACATATGTTCTTGACTTTGACATGGTTCTGCTTCTAAGTCACGGTTAGTATTGCCATATGAATCCATTCAACTTTCCTAATGATCTTCATAGTTATTTACTGTAATGTGATTTTGATCGTGTTGCAGGTCTTATTGAGGAGTATGATTCTCCTGCAAGATTGCTAgaaaacatcgatttcgtgttccattcatcaaaaacactaaaacaatgaaaaatatgaagtcttaccaCATTTGAAGCTTCCGAAACATTGATTTTgtgttccattcgtcaaaaataatttttctcaatcaacatgtttgtagtttcattggttaggattttgtttaacaatggagggtgggagggttttgatagttgagaaaataaataatacgctaaaagtgatttagggtgtatttagaattaaaaaaaaacctaataaggtcaaaattgtcattgcatagtggggtaaataagtcatttaatattaaattttaatttaaggtacattcaacattttgtagaatgctaatataaaaatctaaaaagaaatataatgtaATCATTTCCAATACAATAACATGTGtattatatataaattgaaaatgagtgttttttttttttatttattttttatgggtaaagcaaagagtaaattgtacaaatggtccctcaactttaatcaaattggagcaatggtccctcaactaaaaatccattacctttggtccctcaacttatcaaaacgtgcagttatgatcccttaactaaaaatccattaccattggtccctgaactttaatttaagtggagaaatggtcctttaactttaacccaattgtagcaatggtccttccaatataactcgttttgacaaaatttttgacatagttgacgaaaataaccataattatacactttgatgaattaagggaccctaattatataaatggtcattccaacatagtttattttgacaaaattttgacaaaattgatgaaaatgactatagctacacattttgataagttgagggaccaatggtaatggatttttagttgagggaccattgctccaatttgattaaagttgagggaccatttgtacaatttactctaaagcAAATGAGTCAATTGTGACTTCAATAAGTGAGAAAAGAAGAATGACTTTATTCGTGGGCTAATACTTTCAAAAAGCAAACAGCCTTCGCCACCGTTCGATTAAATATGGATAAATAGGAAAAGTCCAAGCGACACGTCTCCTGCAACAACTTGGCCCCACTTATCATGACCGAGGAAACCTCCAGCTCAATCAGCCAACAACATGTTTTTTGGATTCCGGAATACTACTTGCCACCAGCTATAGCCTAACAACAAtgatgcaaatacaaaaaacgAAAATAGATGCAAAAACAGAATATGCATGATTTTGTCATTAATTTCACGAaaatatttttatcttattatgtATTTTTCGAGAGGCTAAGATAGCAGCGGATTCAATGACACTTGAATATCAGTATATATCATGTCAAATACCCACTTTGTacaatatcgatattatcctcaACTTATTAATACCACATGCACGGTCTATCAGGTGTGAGATCTTATCATAAAAGACTTCGGTATTAGTTGAAGTGAAATTTAGAATATAtaaactcttattttctcaTAAATTTGGATATTTCAACAtatcataataattatatatttagtTTTTATAGTTTTCTAGTTCGGCGTTAATTAAAAGCCTAAACCCTTTTTAAGAAAGAACCCATTGCCTtcctaaaaagaaaattttaggcTTTCTTCCATCAGTCCCTTTCCTTAATTATTAATTCTGttttaaaaatttccaaaaatgtGACTTAGAAAACAACAACGGAGAATGGTGAGAAGAACAAATTTGAATCCATCAGTAAACGGAGAACGGTGAGAAGAAGAAATTTCAATCCATCAGTATGCATTATTGAGGGTAGAAACTATAAATTGATCATGTCGTATGGCACAGTATGAATTATGAACTATAAGACTGATGATGTGCTCTTTCACACATTTACTATCCACATCCAAGTCTTGGTCTTCCTATCCACATCCAAGTCTTGGTCTTCCTCTCAACCACCAATATGACCCATGACAATTTATATCCAACTTTTCTAATtacgcacacacacactctccCTGTCAAATTGTGATGAaagctgttgatgcacaaaatcagtggggactttagtacaacagaaaatgttaagtttgtaaccttcgctagattgctccggtcactagtgtggataagtatgtaaatagatagagatagggaaacaaacacaagatgtacgtggttcacccagattggctacttccacggagtagatgagttctcattaattgtgaagggtttacacaagtacataggttcaagctcttctttagtgagtacaagtgaatgatttagtacaaatgacattaggaaatattgtgggagaatgatctccttttatagaagagagtttctagctttgttttgacattgacacgtgtcgtgttgtgattggcttctgatgttgacacgtgccgcgctatgattggcttcttatgtcgacacgtgtcgtgctgtgattggcctcctggttggagggaaactcttctggatccttgacggtataacgttgactggtgctcagtagttttgcatggtatgctcccctaagttcccgagtgagggaagctcctcggttggggacttgcaagatccaagccgcggagtaatcacgaaacttctaagtaccgaagtgtggtattgttttcacttgccttatctgtctcataggtagatgtggcatcttctctagaagtacttttcctccatccaggggtggtatctttaactagtggagatgcacaaggtaatgtatcaatttcacttgaagcttacttgtagttttaggcttggtcaagcgcgatacaaaccatgtagtaggagtctcccaagtcgccgagctaggagatctgctgaaagaggtgacagaaaaggtaagcaatcagagctctcagcaatcagtcccagatcagaagtttgatttcaagttccgactgattgttctcattctccctatcttgcaggcagcatgaaggataaagagaagaaaaaggagaagagatgatatgagatacttttgcttttgaagaagtaactttccacagacttattcttgaactgggcatgagggttttctggtttcctctagagtataaggccgactcaagaatttgaaggtcaaaacaagtccatcaaatctagagtacattcaaccctgatgatatgagatacttttgctgttgacaaagtagtggatgtatcggcacgtgttctgttacgcttgtctccacatgcttcattgtatccttctcacttgccctatttgttcctcaggcatatgtggtatcttctctggaagcataagatgttgaagatgagtactcgagagcaatgcc is part of the Malus domestica chromosome 12, GDT2T_hap1 genome and encodes:
- the LOC103442671 gene encoding NDR1/HIN1-like protein 1, translating into MSSKDCGHHGHSKRRKIIRRCCAGLLIFNFILLVTILIVWAILQPSKPRFVLQDVTVFNFNTSVPNVFSSSFQVTISSRNPNDKLGIYYDKLDVYATYRSQQITFSTLIPPVYQGHKDVNIWSPFIYGTEVPIAPYNSIALGQDQNAGSVLMLIKIDGRVRFKVGTFITSRYHLYVRCPAFIPLGSQTTGVVVGNNAVKYQLVQRCSVSV